TTCAGTATTGAATTACATATAAATAACACCATTACAGTTATGCTAAAAAAGTTTTCGCTTTTTGTTTTTATCATACTAGGATGACTCATGATTATTTCCCTTTCAGAGGAAGACAAATAATGAAAGTTGACCCTTCGCCGGGTGTGGACATAACACTCATTTCACCACCATGGTGTTCTGTGATTATGAAATAAGAGATGCTCAGTCCCAGGCCTGTACCCTGACCTGTTTGCTTCGTTGTAAAGAAAGGTTCAAAAATACGTTTGCGAGTGTTTTCATCCATACCGGGACCTTTATCCTCAATCTCGATGCGAACAATTTCTTTTTCAAGAACTATCCTCAGCGTGAACTGAGCCTTCTTCTCCGAGTCCTCCGTCATATGATCCAGCATCGCCTCGGCACCGTTTCGAAGTATATTGAGGAATACCTGCTGAACTTCTCCTGATTGACAGGGTACTGCAGGCAGATTTTCATCATATTCGCGAAAAATCTCGATTTGCCGAAAATCGTATTTCTTCATCAGATTATAGTCGCTTTCGGCGAGCTCTATACTTTTATCCAACAACTCATCCAGGTAATGAGGCGAATGAGAAATATCGCTTTTGCGGGTAAAGCTTAACATATTCGAAACAATCCCGGCGGCTCGCATTCCCGATTCATCAATTCTGTCAAGCAACTTAAAAACATCTCTGGCTTCCAGATATGAGATAATCTTTTTTATAGAGATATCAAATTCTTCTGCCGCTCTCTTATTCGCCGGCATTTTTGAATCAGTCAATCTTCTTCGCAAAACAGCTGCCGATTGTATTATTCCGCCCAGCGGATTGTTAATTTCATGGGCCATGCCAGCTGCTAAACCACCAACAGATAATAATTTTTCACTTTGAACCAACATCTCTTCAACACGAACCTGTTCAGTAACATCATCTATACGAATGACGGCTCCTTTAGCATCATCAGAGATAAGAGGATAGATTGTAATGTCTTCATATTGTTTCTCACCATCTTTGTTATAGTAGGCCTGTCTTGTAAAGGAGTGAACCCGACCGGATTCCATTGCTTCCTCTATGTTTTTTAGTATACAGTCCAGTCTTGGGATGAGCAGAGCAAGAGGTTGATCGATAGCTTCTTTACTCGTAAAATCAGTCTTGTTTTCCGCTTCATTGTTCCATTGCGTTACCACGCCATTATCATCAACACTGATTAAAACAGATGGCATCGAGTCAATGATGTTTGAGATGTAATTCTTGGCTTTTTGAAGTTCTTTTTCAGCCTGCTTTCGCTCGGTTATATCTATAGCCATACCTAAGATTGAGTTTATATTTCCCGAATCATCTATATTCGGGCTGAATAGAACATCAAAAAAGATATTACCGACCTGAACAACATCCCGGGAGATCCTGCCGGCTAAAGCATCTTTTATCCCTTTTGTTATAGCAGGATAATCCTTATATATCTCAAAAGCTGACATACCGACAACCTGTCCGGGTTTCAATCCCAAAGCCTTCAGACTCTTTCCTTCTGATAAGAGAAAAGTCCCTTCTTTATTAATGGTGAAAACAACAGGTGAAGCATTCTTTACGATTGCTCTGAATTTCGCCTCACTCTGTTTCAACGAAGATTCCGTAAGGACTCTTTTAATTGATAGAGATGTAAAATATGTATAGTTCTGTAATAAATGCATGGTGAATGCATCCGGTTTTTCCTTAAGGGCAATGAGAGTTGTAGCAGAAAGGAGATTGTCAACTAAATAAGAAAAACCTAAAAAACATTTTATCTTCATTGCCTTCGCAAGTGCTAATGAAATGGGTTTTGAAATAGTACCGCCGGTAGCCTCGTATAATGTTGAAATAACTTTAAGCCTTTTAGACGCAATATCTTCATACATTTCCGCATCGACCTTTGTCCTGGTCGAAAGTATTCTTTCCCCTCCGATCTTTACTGCCAGATTCAGGATATTATGGTTTGCCTTGATTTCCTGTACTTTCAGGATATGTGTCTCCTGATTAAAAGTATTGAATACAGTGAAAACTGGTCTCAGCAATTGATCTATTTGTACTACAATTGACTTTATCAGTTCTTCATAATTATTAATCAAAGTTTGATCGAGCATGAAAGAATTAATGCTCTGCTGCATTAAGGATATGTATTCTACTTTTATTTCCGCCTCTTTGGACTCGGCGCTATGTGCAGAGGTGGAAACTATTTTTTCAAGTTCAAAGATTCGTTGTTCTAATTCCCGGTATGTAGGTTTTTTGCTCATATGAAATACCTTTATACGCTGCTTCGTATTTAAAATTGTAATGCACAGCTACTGGAAAGCAACTTAAAAAACAGAACCTCTGATTGCTTCCGGGTGAAAAGGGGGCTAAGATCTATATATGTTATTATCTTACGACGATGTCTTGGGGACTTTATGATTTTTATTGCAAATTTATAAATCATAGTTGGCTATATATCATATCGATTTATGATATAATATCTTAATTCTATAGCATTATTCTATTAAAGAATTATAACTTCATGAAGCTATCAAATGGATTTCCCAATTGAATCGAACAAATGATTACGTTTTAGAACTTGAGCAAAATAGAATATTATCTATTGATATTCTTCGTGCTATTGTAATGATTTTAATGGTTTTGGACCACACTCGTAGTTCATGGAACGGTGGAACTGGAATCGATCCGACAGATATTGTTAATACTTATCCAGCTTTATTTTTTACCAGATGGATAACACATTTTTGCGCTCCGATTTTCGTAATCCTGACAGGTATGTCAGCATTCATATCAAAGAAATATCATTCAAAATCAAACAAATTATGCTTCTCTTTACTTTTTAAAAGAGGTCTATTATTGATTCTTTTAGAATTAACA
The Spirochaeta isovalerica genome window above contains:
- a CDS encoding PAS domain S-box protein, whose product is MSKKPTYRELEQRIFELEKIVSTSAHSAESKEAEIKVEYISLMQQSINSFMLDQTLINNYEELIKSIVVQIDQLLRPVFTVFNTFNQETHILKVQEIKANHNILNLAVKIGGERILSTRTKVDAEMYEDIASKRLKVISTLYEATGGTISKPISLALAKAMKIKCFLGFSYLVDNLLSATTLIALKEKPDAFTMHLLQNYTYFTSLSIKRVLTESSLKQSEAKFRAIVKNASPVVFTINKEGTFLLSEGKSLKALGLKPGQVVGMSAFEIYKDYPAITKGIKDALAGRISRDVVQVGNIFFDVLFSPNIDDSGNINSILGMAIDITERKQAEKELQKAKNYISNIIDSMPSVLISVDDNGVVTQWNNEAENKTDFTSKEAIDQPLALLIPRLDCILKNIEEAMESGRVHSFTRQAYYNKDGEKQYEDITIYPLISDDAKGAVIRIDDVTEQVRVEEMLVQSEKLLSVGGLAAGMAHEINNPLGGIIQSAAVLRRRLTDSKMPANKRAAEEFDISIKKIISYLEARDVFKLLDRIDESGMRAAGIVSNMLSFTRKSDISHSPHYLDELLDKSIELAESDYNLMKKYDFRQIEIFREYDENLPAVPCQSGEVQQVFLNILRNGAEAMLDHMTEDSEKKAQFTLRIVLEKEIVRIEIEDKGPGMDENTRKRIFEPFFTTKQTGQGTGLGLSISYFIITEHHGGEMSVMSTPGEGSTFIICLPLKGK